A region of the Culex quinquefasciatus strain JHB chromosome 1, VPISU_Cqui_1.0_pri_paternal, whole genome shotgun sequence genome:
GGATGCCCTTCTGGACCGAGGACTTGAGCTGCTGCACACCGGAGATGCTCTCCTTTTCATCGAATCTGAAACAACAAAACATTAATTGAcagtttcaaaacaaagcttaaGTTCCCTCTCCGAGCTGCACACACTTCTTAAACATCCTAACCAGCTAGAACCTAGAACGAGCCTTAAAAGTAACCAGACTGTTGTGACCTAAACTGACTAAAAAGAATCACACGGAATCGATTCCGCCGTGTGGTATCCGCAAAAGCTATGTGTTTTTCCTCCTCCAAACAGATGACGTTTCTCTTATTGGAAACAAAAGTGACAGACGGCGCCGTGGGCCGACTGTCACCGGCCGGCCCATCAGCATGGAAGTGGACTTTGTAGGGTTCCCACCGCAAACGTCAACCATgattgtaaacaaaaacaagcggAGGCAACTGCGACTCGCAACAAATTTGGGTGAAATGGTTTGAAAATAGCCAGAAATTTAGACAAAAACTGCACAAAATGGATCTTTTGCATCCGCAATTGTTGAGTAAGCAACAGTTGCTGGATATTTTTCGGCAGGTGAGTAAATGATCAATTACAGAGCAAGTTTGGCGCTGGATTGAGCAAAGTTGCCTTACCTTTAAAGGATGTAACTTTGAGCTTGATCGTAATCGATTTAAAGTTTTGGCAGTTACACGCTgactaaaaacaattaaattctgAGTTTAAAGCACAACCTTTGCTGCATGGGTCTAATCCAAATTTCATCTTTCCAGCGACATTTCACAATCCCCCGGCTGGAGGAATCGACGCGGGATGAGTTAATCCAGTTGTACACAAAGCATCTGCTGCCACAGCCTCGAAGGGGGACCCCGGGATCGGGTTCCAGTGCCGACGGCCCGCAGGATGTGGAAATGAAGGACTGCTCACCACCATCCAACGGAGATGCAAGTCGGAAGCGGAACAACGTACGACAACGGATCGTATACGGAGACAGTCCGGCGGTGGACAACGTTAGTCATGGGATGAAGAAGATCAGATTGATTAGTAGTAGCGGTACTTTTGCTACCAATGTTGGGACGAATGGGACTGGAACGAGGAGTTATGTGGGTCAGCACAATAGTAGCAGCGTGGTGGTCAAAAGATCTCTTGAAATTAGTCCtggaaaaactgcgacaatgaGCGAAGCGGCTAATAATTCTTCTAGCAAGCGGCAGAAGATTACTTGGCCGTAGGAATTTCGGAGATTATTACAAGTCTTACAGTATTTTTAAGCACGATGATTATACTTAAGTAATAAATTGATTTTACTTAGTGAATGTctgatgtttgtttttgttatggatttgaaaaaaatgaattttgttgaaCTTTTCTTTCATTTTAAGTGTTAAGTGTGTAAAACCTTTATTaaggttttgtaaaaaatatcttttcctTGAgaaaaccaaagtttgtttacatccgtaagcaaaaaaaatcccaaatttgttgatttcagaggtcaatattttttttaaaaacatggaTTCACAGTTGGTCGATACATCAATCGTAAATTTGCTTCGCTATTCCctagaaaatataaatttaattcatatttctttgaaaatgataaacCTTACTTTTGAGCGAACGCAGTAAAAACTTTAACAATAATACATTtcgagagtttttttaaaggccctatccagctttttaagcaaaaatggcGTTTGAATGGCGAACGCTCGAAATGTGAAAATCACGCagcggtaccaacattacgaaaaaagtcaGCCGcattttgacgaagaacttcgtcttagggctctatacagggtagcaatccaaaatttcgcgaagcgaaatgaaacGCTTTGGTTTCACCtacccctctcggcaaatttcccctcttctaagcgcacgctggttggttgaacaaacgtttcccaatcagtcaatcgagagacgtgagattgatgtatctaaaatcacccccactctacctcataattttcggatcgtcgacgcggcaaaaagcgaataaggagatgtaggagaatgggtgcaaaaaggcggggcatacgtccccgatctaaattaacaaaacgcggctcggtcggtcccgaaaattcattctgttgctggacgtcgacgagtcaacatcaggagcagatggcctggaggcccggtagcagacggcttggaggcc
Encoded here:
- the LOC6044159 gene encoding uncharacterized protein LOC6044159, whose amino-acid sequence is MDLLHPQLLSKQQLLDIFRQRHFTIPRLEESTRDELIQLYTKHLLPQPRRGTPGSGSSADGPQDVEMKDCSPPSNGDASRKRNNVRQRIVYGDSPAVDNVSHGMKKIRLISSSGTFATNVGTNGTGTRSYVGQHNSSSVVVKRSLEISPGKTATMSEAANNSSSKRQKITWP